From a region of the Butyrivibrio sp. AE3004 genome:
- a CDS encoding THUMP domain-containing class I SAM-dependent RNA methyltransferase, which translates to MQRFDLIAPCHFGLEAVLKKEIINLGYEIREVADGRVIFVGDPDAVVRANIGLRTAERVLIKIGSFKALTFEELYQGTKALPWEQYIPKDGKFWVKKASSVKSKLFSPSDIQSIMKKAMVDRLGDIYGIRRFEETGENFPVRVFLMKDEVTVALDTTGDSLHKRGYRKLEAKAPIAENLAAALLMLTPWRADRILVDPFCGSGTFPIEAAMIAANVAPGMNRHFTAENWTHIITPKNWKDVREECAEEIDYGVETDIQGYDIDPEVIEIARINAQKAGVDKMIHFQARSVADLSHRKKYGFIVTNPPYGERIGEQKELPALYKTLGERYKALDSWSMYLITAYDKAERDIGKKADKNRKIYNGMIKTYFYQYMGPKPPRRNLNND; encoded by the coding sequence ATGCAGAGATTCGATTTGATTGCTCCATGCCATTTTGGCCTGGAGGCAGTACTGAAAAAAGAAATAATAAACCTTGGCTATGAGATAAGAGAAGTAGCGGACGGAAGGGTTATCTTTGTGGGAGACCCCGATGCTGTTGTCCGTGCTAATATCGGTCTTAGAACCGCTGAGAGAGTGCTTATAAAGATAGGTTCCTTTAAGGCGCTTACTTTTGAAGAACTGTATCAGGGAACGAAGGCTCTTCCCTGGGAACAGTATATTCCCAAGGATGGTAAATTCTGGGTAAAAAAGGCGAGCAGCGTAAAGAGCAAGCTTTTTAGTCCCTCTGATATCCAGTCCATTATGAAAAAAGCAATGGTTGACAGACTGGGAGACATTTACGGAATAAGGAGATTCGAGGAGACCGGAGAAAACTTTCCTGTAAGAGTTTTCCTTATGAAGGATGAAGTAACGGTTGCGCTTGATACAACAGGAGATTCGCTTCACAAAAGAGGATATAGAAAACTGGAAGCCAAGGCACCTATTGCTGAAAACCTGGCAGCAGCGCTTCTGATGCTTACTCCCTGGAGGGCTGACAGAATTCTGGTAGATCCCTTCTGCGGCAGCGGAACTTTTCCGATTGAAGCAGCCATGATTGCGGCAAATGTTGCGCCGGGAATGAACAGACATTTTACTGCGGAAAACTGGACACACATCATAACTCCAAAGAACTGGAAGGATGTTCGTGAAGAATGTGCGGAAGAAATAGATTATGGCGTAGAAACAGACATACAGGGTTATGATATCGATCCTGAGGTTATCGAGATTGCCAGAATCAATGCACAAAAAGCAGGTGTTGATAAAATGATACATTTTCAGGCAAGATCCGTTGCGGACCTCAGCCACAGAAAAAAGTACGGCTTTATCGTAACCAACCCTCCTTATGGCGAGAGAATTGGTGAACAGAAGGAACTTCCCGCTCTCTATAAGACCTTGGGTGAAAGATACAAAGCACTGGATTCATGGTCTATGTATCTTATCACTGCCTATGACAAGGCAGAG
- a CDS encoding methyl-accepting chemotaxis protein, with protein sequence MKNGKKFSMTAVLMSLIVPLMGVLIFATIFFSSELLSIANSDEVLYYDHLFTISENLLNADRDLYQAMLAGTRYIAYKEYLDENALSDYRSSLNENKQQALERVDAAVAITKNDSSIWTETKASDGANFQTLYQEFEDAFKSWEGTYDFSAGDGDIEQFDKQFEIAREYLSEMSEITEDWAKVQITHQLSEITRKIILLAIIFAVIIVVLIIFAVIILKIIMRSIRELSTDVERISEGDFVTKIKSSSPISEFSHISDAVESMRHELRNALAKVIDHAGTVNDKAELTKSNISNSQKTTTDISSAVNDLAQGATAMAEDVQNTSTITINMGTSVDFVRDSASSNLEKGKKVYDESNKVKDQLEQIKIQDQKTDEIAGQVAESVNETATVVQQITTAAEGIISISSQTNLLALNASIEAARAGEAGKGFAVVADNIKNLAEESNHLAGEITGMLTTITSYSNKNKELTESIKQATANEATALEEMSASFDEMLALLEETEEGNKQIVELVETMNSDKENILNSVESLSSISEENAASTEETSASLTQLDSTMESIVDQAVDLQKIAEELTDSVKFFKVELPNNKS encoded by the coding sequence ATGAAAAACGGAAAAAAATTCAGTATGACTGCTGTCCTGATGTCATTGATTGTACCTCTTATGGGCGTTCTTATCTTTGCAACTATATTCTTCAGTTCAGAGTTATTAAGCATTGCCAATTCCGACGAAGTGCTTTACTATGATCACCTTTTTACAATTTCCGAAAACCTTCTGAATGCAGACCGTGATCTGTATCAGGCAATGCTTGCAGGCACACGTTATATTGCCTATAAAGAATACCTGGATGAAAATGCGCTTAGCGATTACAGAAGCTCTTTAAACGAAAACAAACAACAGGCTCTTGAACGAGTAGATGCAGCAGTCGCAATTACAAAAAATGACAGTTCCATCTGGACTGAGACAAAAGCTTCTGATGGAGCAAATTTCCAAACACTGTATCAGGAATTCGAAGACGCTTTTAAATCCTGGGAAGGAACTTATGATTTTTCTGCAGGTGATGGCGATATAGAGCAATTTGACAAGCAGTTTGAAATCGCCCGTGAGTATTTGAGTGAGATGTCAGAAATAACCGAAGATTGGGCAAAAGTACAGATCACTCACCAGCTTTCCGAAATAACCCGCAAAATTATATTACTCGCTATAATATTCGCAGTTATCATTGTTGTACTCATTATTTTTGCAGTAATAATTCTAAAAATTATTATGAGAAGTATCCGTGAGCTTTCCACTGATGTGGAAAGAATTTCCGAAGGAGATTTTGTAACCAAGATAAAAAGCAGCAGTCCTATTTCAGAGTTTTCACATATCTCTGATGCCGTTGAATCCATGCGTCATGAACTCAGAAATGCTTTGGCAAAGGTTATTGATCACGCCGGTACGGTTAACGACAAAGCTGAGCTTACAAAATCCAACATATCCAATTCTCAGAAAACTACTACCGATATAAGCTCCGCTGTTAACGATCTTGCACAGGGTGCAACCGCAATGGCCGAGGATGTACAAAATACTTCGACCATAACCATCAATATGGGTACATCCGTTGACTTTGTACGCGACTCAGCAAGCAGCAATCTTGAAAAAGGCAAAAAGGTATATGACGAGTCCAACAAAGTTAAGGATCAGCTTGAGCAGATAAAAATCCAGGACCAGAAAACCGACGAAATTGCTGGTCAGGTGGCTGAATCAGTTAATGAAACCGCAACTGTTGTTCAGCAGATCACTACTGCAGCTGAGGGTATTATTTCCATTTCAAGCCAGACCAATCTCCTTGCACTTAACGCTTCCATCGAGGCAGCAAGAGCCGGTGAAGCCGGAAAAGGCTTTGCGGTTGTTGCCGACAACATCAAGAACCTTGCGGAAGAGAGTAACCATCTTGCAGGTGAGATTACCGGAATGCTCACAACCATTACATCTTATTCCAATAAAAACAAGGAGCTTACGGAAAGCATTAAACAAGCCACAGCAAACGAAGCCACCGCTCTTGAAGAAATGAGTGCCTCATTTGACGAAATGCTTGCTCTATTGGAAGAGACAGAGGAAGGAAACAAGCAGATTGTTGAACTTGTCGAGACTATGAATTCGGATAAGGAAAATATCCTTAACTCCGTAGAGTCACTTTCAAGTATTTCAGAAGAAAATGCTGCATCCACTGAAGAAACCAGTGCTTCTTTGACACAGCTTGACAGCACAATGGAATCGATCGTAGATCAGGCTGTTGATCTTCAGAAAATTGCGGAAGAGCTTACTGATAGTGTCAAATTCTTTAAGGTTGAGCTTCCGAATAACAAGAGCTGA
- a CDS encoding HD domain-containing phosphohydrolase encodes MAEKSILIVDDTEINRGILSEIFKDDYNILEAENGRKALEIIAHQRSGISAILLDIVMPEMDGFRLLEELFKHKIPDKIPVLMITADSSPETERKCYENGASDVIHKPFDTVIVKHRVKRAIDLNMSRQELEQKVNEQTKVLKKQYLVLKKQEERLRETNSRIIDTICTIVEFRNLESGYHLKRIKGFVQILANVAMRNYPEFGLTPHKIEVITNASAMHDIGKITVPDAILLKPGRLTADEFDIMKSHTTRGCEIVKMLADLQDKEYLEVSYDICRHHHEKYDGKGYPDGLKGEEISIAAQLTSLADVYDALVSDRVYKSAFAPSKAYEMIKNGESGIFSTKMLACFDIARPDMEAMVARTKAEEEANIAAGGGGLLSQ; translated from the coding sequence GTGGCTGAAAAGAGTATTCTGATTGTAGATGATACAGAAATAAATAGAGGCATTCTTAGCGAAATTTTCAAGGATGATTATAATATTTTGGAGGCTGAGAACGGAAGGAAGGCGCTTGAAATCATAGCGCATCAAAGAAGTGGGATATCCGCCATTCTCCTTGATATTGTTATGCCTGAAATGGATGGCTTCAGGCTTTTGGAAGAACTCTTCAAACACAAGATTCCCGATAAGATTCCGGTTCTGATGATAACCGCAGACAGTTCACCTGAAACCGAGAGAAAATGCTATGAAAACGGGGCAAGTGATGTAATCCACAAACCTTTTGATACTGTTATCGTAAAGCATAGGGTAAAACGAGCGATAGACCTGAATATGAGCAGGCAGGAGCTTGAGCAGAAGGTCAATGAGCAGACAAAGGTTTTGAAAAAGCAATACCTGGTTCTTAAGAAACAGGAAGAGAGACTTAGAGAAACAAATAGCAGAATAATTGATACTATCTGTACCATTGTTGAGTTCAGAAATCTGGAGTCCGGATATCACTTAAAGAGAATTAAGGGATTTGTTCAGATTCTGGCGAATGTGGCAATGAGAAACTATCCTGAATTCGGACTTACGCCACATAAGATAGAAGTTATAACCAATGCCAGTGCGATGCATGATATCGGTAAGATCACAGTTCCGGATGCAATTCTGTTAAAACCCGGAAGACTTACGGCAGATGAATTCGATATTATGAAATCACATACCACCAGAGGATGTGAGATTGTAAAAATGCTGGCAGACTTACAGGACAAGGAATACCTTGAAGTCAGTTATGATATTTGCAGACATCATCATGAAAAATATGATGGCAAAGGATATCCTGATGGACTCAAGGGTGAAGAAATATCCATAGCTGCACAGCTTACATCACTTGCGGATGTTTATGATGCACTTGTAAGTGACCGAGTATATAAATCAGCATTTGCGCCAAGTAAAGCTTATGAAATGATCAAGAACGGAGAGAGTGGAATATTCTCTACCAAGATGCTTGCATGCTTTGATATTGCGAGACCGGATATGGAAGCGATGGTTGCCCGTACAAAAGCAGAAGAAGAGGCAAACATAGCAGCCGGAGGCGGAGGCCTCTTAAGCCAGTAA
- a CDS encoding DUF342 domain-containing protein, giving the protein MAVVTAGEDKSLYQPDLISNELLLIKKQGGNAEEYRDKHYNIYQLAEIRKGLSTGVDVSLYAKPETPWNEMEEIRLELQSGIDMSAYREAGFDIMQLAEIREGLSEKLDVSEYARPEYFSDQMKQIRLGLKADVPVIFYQDPRFNWLQMQEIRLGLQNGTDISQYASIDMPYMKMRVIRESLEDGLEFDERTIRTKDASTLEQIHIAYNEKIDISEYVKKNFDAEQLEQIRKAKQEGIEDINRYFLFGMRGECMHEVRKGLEQNLDVSIYADEAYSWKQMRELRLGLEHQIDVTPYAKPLYRADQMREIRKGIEENLDVNLYKSMVHPAQEMRVMRKWLSEGKTLPSNLSKLFSGQLQEEMDKPADEEVKAWQFLQTEEGRLIDISQDKMKCYFTLPLGVKGASYNLEKVVKLLYTARVRRGVSRKAIEEMIENKKFGVKTLVAQGKNPMDGKDGYYEYLLKLSEEILPDMSNGESADFSNVKVFDEVKLGDKLAIYHPATTGEDGFDVTGKIIKAKAGKGKPILKGQGFMLLSDKQTYVSSLAGVGRIQNGEIRIDKAKIYDSLINVKEKITYDGTIWVRGDVDNAYIQAKGDVVVDGSVSCADIHASGRVVVRKSIVGNVNDRSSVSAGGLVAAAHLDTTNVKCKGDLVSNDCMNCNVSAEGKVLMLGEKGLISGGVVTSLRGLETAVLGSKTIKDTVIRTGITEELDYEYQTLLRNISRIYAELKVYEQQRAKLSAFNDNTNKQALQLKIKVNAESAIKEAELEKLNMRKKNIEKEMESVKDAKVIVSRLIFSGTCVKIGNRVLRVHDTMETSRGITFTGRDGNLVMLDGEKTIARS; this is encoded by the coding sequence AGTACAGAGATAAGCATTACAATATCTACCAGCTTGCTGAAATCAGAAAGGGGCTATCCACCGGCGTGGATGTGAGCTTGTATGCAAAACCGGAAACACCGTGGAATGAGATGGAAGAAATCAGACTTGAGCTTCAGAGCGGAATAGATATGTCTGCTTATCGTGAAGCCGGTTTTGATATAATGCAGCTTGCGGAAATCAGAGAGGGACTTTCTGAAAAACTTGATGTTTCCGAATATGCAAGACCTGAATATTTCTCGGATCAGATGAAACAGATAAGACTTGGACTTAAGGCGGATGTACCTGTAATTTTTTATCAGGATCCAAGATTTAACTGGCTCCAGATGCAGGAAATTCGCCTGGGCTTACAGAACGGAACCGATATTTCCCAATATGCAAGTATAGATATGCCTTATATGAAGATGCGCGTTATTCGTGAGAGCCTTGAGGACGGACTTGAATTTGATGAGAGAACCATCAGGACCAAGGATGCATCCACGTTGGAACAAATACATATAGCATATAATGAAAAAATAGATATTTCAGAGTACGTAAAAAAGAATTTTGATGCAGAACAGCTTGAACAGATAAGAAAAGCAAAGCAGGAGGGAATAGAGGATATCAACCGGTATTTCCTTTTTGGCATGCGTGGTGAATGCATGCATGAAGTGAGAAAGGGACTGGAGCAGAATCTGGATGTATCAATATATGCTGATGAAGCTTATAGCTGGAAGCAGATGAGAGAGCTTAGGCTTGGACTTGAACATCAGATAGATGTGACACCTTACGCAAAACCGCTATACAGAGCTGATCAGATGCGTGAGATCAGAAAAGGCATTGAGGAAAACCTGGATGTCAATTTGTACAAGAGTATGGTTCATCCTGCCCAGGAGATGAGAGTCATGCGCAAATGGCTTTCTGAAGGAAAAACTCTTCCGAGTAATCTCAGCAAATTGTTTTCCGGACAGCTTCAGGAAGAGATGGATAAGCCTGCTGATGAAGAAGTTAAAGCCTGGCAGTTCCTTCAGACAGAGGAAGGCAGACTTATTGATATTTCGCAAGACAAGATGAAGTGCTATTTTACATTGCCACTAGGTGTCAAAGGTGCTTCTTATAATCTGGAAAAAGTTGTAAAGCTTTTGTATACAGCGAGAGTCAGACGCGGAGTAAGCAGAAAAGCCATCGAAGAGATGATTGAGAATAAGAAATTCGGAGTTAAAACTCTCGTTGCCCAGGGAAAAAATCCTATGGATGGCAAGGATGGCTATTATGAATACCTTCTCAAGCTAAGTGAAGAAATACTTCCGGATATGAGTAACGGTGAAAGTGCCGATTTTTCAAACGTAAAGGTATTTGACGAGGTAAAGCTTGGCGACAAGCTTGCTATATACCATCCTGCAACTACGGGTGAGGATGGATTTGATGTAACAGGAAAGATTATTAAAGCAAAAGCAGGAAAAGGAAAACCTATTCTAAAGGGACAGGGTTTCATGCTTTTGAGTGATAAACAGACCTACGTTTCGTCCCTTGCGGGAGTAGGAAGGATTCAAAACGGAGAGATAAGGATTGATAAGGCAAAGATTTATGACTCTCTTATCAATGTGAAAGAAAAAATAACCTATGACGGAACCATTTGGGTAAGAGGCGATGTTGATAACGCTTATATTCAGGCAAAGGGTGATGTTGTAGTCGACGGAAGCGTATCCTGTGCTGATATACATGCAAGTGGAAGAGTTGTCGTTAGAAAAAGCATTGTAGGAAATGTTAATGACAGATCATCCGTTTCTGCAGGAGGGCTCGTAGCTGCGGCACATTTGGATACCACCAATGTGAAATGTAAGGGGGATCTGGTGTCCAATGACTGTATGAACTGTAATGTTTCTGCTGAGGGGAAAGTGCTCATGCTCGGTGAAAAGGGGCTAATAAGCGGAGGTGTTGTAACTTCGCTTCGCGGTCTTGAAACAGCGGTTCTTGGAAGCAAAACCATCAAGGATACAGTCATAAGAACCGGTATTACTGAGGAACTGGATTACGAGTACCAGACACTTCTCAGGAATATCAGCCGTATTTATGCGGAGCTTAAAGTTTATGAGCAGCAAAGAGCTAAGCTTTCGGCTTTTAATGATAATACAAACAAACAGGCACTGCAGCTTAAGATAAAAGTAAATGCCGAATCGGCAATCAAAGAGGCAGAGCTTGAAAAGCTGAATATGAGAAAAAAGAACATCGAAAAGGAGATGGAATCGGTTAAAGATGCGAAGGTTATTGTATCAAGGCTTATATTTAGCGGTACCTGTGTAAAAATCGGAAACAGAGTGTTAAGAGTGCATGACACAATGGAGACTTCGAGAGGCATTACCTTTACCGGAAGGGATGGAAACCTGGTAATGCTTGATGGCGAGAAAACCATAGCAAGGAGCTAA